From one Bos indicus isolate NIAB-ARS_2022 breed Sahiwal x Tharparkar chromosome 16, NIAB-ARS_B.indTharparkar_mat_pri_1.0, whole genome shotgun sequence genomic stretch:
- the DEGS1 gene encoding sphingolipid delta(4)-desaturase DES1 has protein sequence MGNRVSREDFEWVYTDQPHATRRQEILAKYPEIKSLMKPDSNLIWIVIMMVLTQFVAFYLVKDLDWKWVLFWAYAFGSCVNHSMTLAIHEVSHNSAFGHYKAMWNRWFGIFANLPIGVPYSVSFKRYHMDHHRYLGADGIDVDIPTDFEGWFFCTTFRKFIWVILQPLFYAFRPLFINPKPISYLEIINTVIQITFDIVVYYVLGVKSLVYMLAASLFGLGLHPISGHFIAEHYMFLKGHETYSYYGPLNLLTFNVGYHNEHHDFPNIPGKSLPLVRKIAAEYYDNLPHYNSWIKVLYDFVTDDTISPYSRMKRHLKGNEVQE, from the exons ATGGGGAATCGCGTTTCACGGGAAGACTTCGAGTGGGTCTACACCGATCAGCCGCACGCCACTCGGCGCCAGGAGATCCTGG CAAAGTATCCAGAGATAAAATCCTTAATGAAGCCTGATTCCAACTTGATATGGATTGTAATTATGATGGTTCTCACTCAGTTTGTTGCATTTTACTTAGTAAAGGACTTAGACTGGAAATGGGTCCTGTTTTGGGCATATGCCTTTGGCAGCTGCGTTAATCATTCAATGACTCTGGCTATTCATGAAGTTTCCCACAACAGCGCCTTTGGCCATTACAAAGCTATGTGGAATCGTTGGTTTGGAATATTTGCCAATCTCCCTATCGGTGTCCCATATTCAGTTTCCTTTAAGAGATATCACATGGATCATCATCGATACCTCGGAGCTGACGGCATCGATGTGGATATTCCAACCGACTTTGAAGGCTGGTTCTTCTGTACTACTTTTAGAAAGTTTATATGGGTCATCCTTCAGCCTCTCTTTTATGCTTTTCGACCTCTGTTCATCAACCCCAAACCAATCTCCTATCTGGAAATAATCAATACTGTGATCCAGATCACTTTTGACATCGTGGTTTACTATGTTTTGGGAGTTAAATCTTTAGTCTACATGTTGGCAGCCTCCTTATTTGGCCTAGGTTTGCACCCgatttctggacattttatagCTGAACATTATATGTTCTTAAAGGGACATGAAACTTATTCATATTATGGGCCTCTGAATTTACTCACCTTCAATGTGGGTTACCATAATGAACACCACGACTTTCCCAACATTCCCGGAAAAAGCCTTCCCCTG gtGAGGAAAATAGCTGCTGAGTACTATGACAACCTCCCCCACTACAATTCCTGGATAAAAGTGCTATATGATTTTGTGACGGATGATACAATAAGTCCCTATTCGAGAATGAAGAGGCATCTGAAAGGCAACGAGGTTCAGGAGTAA